GGTGTGGGGTGACGGCCCTGCGGCAGGGGATGGGCACCCACCGTTTCGTGTTCCTCGGTGGTGGTCAGAGAGAATAGGTTATCAGTaaggaaaaaggcagcttttccaGCACAAACATCGAGTCAAAGACAGCAGGGGAAACGGGAGCTCTGCTGCCTGACCAGCCGTGCCTCGTCCGGCCATGCTGAGCCCGGCTGTTGGCTTCAAAGGTTGGGTGGGTTAATGTGTCAGTTACCAGGTCGGTTGGTCCTTCAGTTGAGaaacttcttgctttttttgtcttgcaCACTTCTAGTCCACAAAACTACTAATGCTTGATGATCTCTGGCTTTTCCTTCAAGTATGCTGTGCTCGGTCTCTTTTCCTTTGGTCAAATGGTGAATAGGTACcagttcaaaagcaaaatggTGGTACCAGGCTTTATGTGTGAGGAGGCATTGACTTATGGGTACATCCAGTGTGACCGGTCTCACTGCAAACtcaatgagaaaaaagaatcatttttcatttcacatcaACATTTCAGATCTCATTTCAGATCAACGTTTTCTGCCCTTGTCCTCAGAATCTGCAGCCGTCctttctgctatttattttcctcttggaaagaACCTTTGGCCACATTTAGAGCTTAAAAGAAACACTCGTAATTGTGGTGGATACTCTGGATTGCAAATACAGAGgtgttttttctgccttctggaTCATTATTGAAAGCCATATAGGTACTATTTTAACAGgccatttaatttaatttctgaggggttattttacatttagaaaTCGGGTTTTGTACCTAATCCTGTAATTCTGTAATTAGCCTCCTGTGAACTCTCAGCCTGTATGTTATTACATTACACAGATTAATTTagcttttgcaaaaataaatgttgtgtTTAAAGGCTTTTAAACAGGCAAAATAGGTCACAGTTTCTTTAAAGTTTATGTGCAGTTGTGTCATTCCCACTTGTTTTACTTGACTGTCTCATGGATAACAAACTTCTGCACTGAATTTCATATTGATAAGTTACTGGTTTCACTCCTTGAGAATTCAACCAGGAAAAATAGTCTATTATTCACAGAGACGGGTGACGTTTTATTTCATCTTGCAACTATCCTGGCCCCAAAAGCTGCTGGCTCTGTCGCCAAAGGCCAGTAAACTAAGGATTACAAAATCATACTTTGAGGAGGTTTTCCATAACCCTTTGTAGGGTGTCTTGGAATTAATCtggattaaaatatatattaatgcCCATACTGAGCATTGATGGGAATTGCAGTATCACTATATGgtaatttcaatttttcttttgtccagcAAAAAATCCAGCAATTTTGTCGGCATTCTGAGATGGGCCTTTCACAGTTCACAACAGCTTTTCCAAATGACAGTTTGGGATCATTGCAGCAGCCGTTCTGTACACATTTTTCAGTGATAAAGCTGAAAATGTAGTCTAAAATCAACTTGAAGACCTCCCCACAAAACACAGACTACAGGaggttgttgctgctgttgcagttGGCAGAATTTGGAAGATGGACAACTCCATTCCAGTCCccaaaataattgtttctggttttgaacCTTTTGCTTCAGTCTTGGTTTAAATTCCATTTCCCTTCCTTGCTCTTGAATGCAGAACGAGGGTCTTCTGTGCCCCATCTTCCTGTCCCCTTCCCATTTATATCTGGGAACCTGaggctgaaggcagcagaaggTTTATTAAAATACGTGAGTTATGCCTCTCGTTGACAGACTCTGTCTGAGTTTGCCCTGCACAGGACTTCTGAAGCAGCACGTCTATCAGTTTCCTCCTGGGATCACAGAGAGGAGATCTGCAGGCGTGAAAAATCTGACAAAAGATGAAACTGGATCTTTAATCCTGTAAACCATGGCCCGGCAATCTTTCATGTGTAAAATCAAAGAgggttttcttgcctttctgaGCTCGAGGCCAAGCGTGCTGTCAGGAACCCCAGTGAGGTGGCAGAAGCTTCCCCCTAGGAGGGgagatgtggagctgctggtggctgaCACCTTCTCTTCCTCCAAGGCAAACAGAGCCAGGGGCTCGGTGCTGTGGCTGCTCATAGTGTCTCCAGCTCTGCATCATCTTGCTGCCTTGCACTGCTCACAGCAGCATTAAATGGCCACAAGTCCCTGCTACCATTCAGCGTTTCAGCTACCACGATGTCTTTGTAGATTAGGCAGCACTTTGGTTATGAGCACTTCAGTCCACCTACCTTAATTTATCACTACTACTAGCAAAGCTCTTGGAACAGGGTAACCTCAAAAGATTTGACCAGGAGAGGCTCTTAATGCACCAAAGTCTTGGttaaacaaagccaaaaagcTTGCTCTTGAGGTTCCTCAGCCAGAGCTTGTAGCTTGCATCGCCGTTTACTGAAAAAGGGACAAGGAGAACCAGCTTTGAAGATGGTTTATCTGGTTCTTGGCCTAAACGGGATGAAGGAAGAGACTGTGGTTAAAAACCACTGGCCTGTGAGTCAGGTTGTCTGTGAAAGGGCGCTCAGGAAAATAATCACAGCCTGAGTGAAGCTGGGGTGTGAAAGTGCATCCGAGTATCCCAACTCGTGTATGGTGACCCTTACTCAGAATTAAAGCAGCTAACTCTAGTTGGCTTGCTTCATTCTGAAAGTCAAATATAATAAATTCAATTATCTACTTCCAATATAAAGACTTAATTTTCCTGTGGTTTACAATGCAGACAAGCACTTGGCTTGGGTAGCAGAAAGAACAAGCGTATAGTGTGAGCTCTCTGGGCTATCTTGTGTTTGGAAACTGAAGTAAATTACTGTCCAAGGAAGGAGAACCTGAAAGCACATGAATGGCAAAAGCCCTTTTTCATTCACCTGATTCTATGGAGATGCATTTAATGAGAAATACCTTTGTGTTCCATGGCCCAGGAATATATTTTCCAGGAAGTTTTAAGCAGCACATGAGCTCTATCAAATTTCATGGTGATGTCAATCAGGACAAATAGCCCGTGTCCCTCTCTTGGCACATTCCTGCATACAATTGCCACTCAATTACCAGCAGCCACTTAATCAAGGATGAATTTTTATGCAGAAAGCCTGTGGCTGAGGGCTGTTTTTAGTTCCTCTTGCCTTGTGACTGCACTGCCTCGCAGCcagttctgtttgtttaatGAATGGCACTTGATAAGAGCAACACAAGGCTCTGCCCTTTGCATTAGTGGCTGAAAGAAAAGCCAGGGGAAACAAAccactttgcttttcaaaagtgGTATTTCGTGAAGCATTATGAAGTGCTCTGGACCGTGTGCACGGCCCCAGCCCTTTCATCTCTCTCCCCAGCCCTTGGCATGTGCAACAAACCTCAGAGAGGCAGCGCTGGGGTTTCTGCCACTTTATCACAGTGTGTTTGCTCTTCAGCGGCTTCATAATCCAGCTGCACAAAACACCCTTGCTGTTGACTCTGTGTCTGGGGGCAGGTGACAGCAGGGGACATCATCTCAGCTGGGCCGCAAGGTtgtgcagtggctgcagtgggaTGAAGCATCGGCAGGTTCCTCATCTGCTCATGCCCTGACATGGAATTACCCAGCCTGGCACAAAAACCTTTGCAAAAGTTTTCTATCATCATGTGTGCAGGCTGTTTTCATATGTACTAAAGAAGGTTGCGTGACGTAAATAAGCTgacatcacagaatcacagactggtttgtgttggaagggaccttaaagctcatccagttccaaccccctgccatgggcagggacaccttccactagagcaggttgctccaagcccctgtgtccaacctggccttgagcactgccagggatggggcagccacagcttccctgggcaccctgtgccagcgcctcagcaccctcacagggaagaacttcttccttatgtctaatctaagtctcccctctgtcagattaaagccattcccccttgtcctgtccctacagatccttctaaaaagtccctctcccagtttcttgtcagcccctttaggcagtGGGAGCTACTCtaaggtctccttggagccttctccaggctgaatgaGCCTAACTCTCTGAGCGCGAACATCCAGCCGATTCCTTgtccaccgagtggtccatcaGTGAAATCCATGTCTCtgcagtttagagacaaggatgttgtgcgggacgGTGTCAGaggctttgcacaagtccaggtagatgacaccAGTTGTGCTCTTTCCTTATCCACCAACGCTGTCACCCTgttgtagaaggccaccaagtTTGTCAGTTTGTCCCAGCCAGCTCGACCGTGTCTGCCTATGCGAGGAATCTGTTCGGATGTTTTACACAAGAATCCAGACACTGTCCTTTAAATGAGGATAAAACTTAGACATTACTCATTTCTATTTGCCTGTCAGTTCCCTTGGGCCTgatgaaagcagcagtgggTCCCAGCTATTCAGCTCACCCTGCTGTTGTATCTGGGGCTGCTGTGATTCCTCTGTAGTGTTGCCAGAACCTTGGAGAGGATGGAAACCCCGACAGGAGAATGCGGCTGCTACACCATGGGGATTAGAGTTCAAAGTGCTTTAAACCGTGGTGCCCAGTTGTTGTCTCCAGCTGACAATGACCAGCAAAGTCCACAGAGACACAAGTAATTTTATCCAAACCATCTTGGGATTACTGCTTGAGGTCTGCTCATTTTCCAGCTCTTGCTTTTGGCACTTTAACCCCTGAAAGCCAAGTCTTTCTGGATTAGAGGGACCAGAGATGgcccatttatttttcattttctatgtaTTGTCACTGATAGAGCCTGGTGAGGACTCCTTCAGAGTGGACATAATTCAGAGAAGATGAAGGGAGGGAGCAGGCTGTGGGAGTGCAATGACATCAGATGGTCACAAACGCATGTGGTGGCTGAGCGATGCTCATGGGAGCCGTGAAGGCCCTGGAGGAAATCTGTGCCAGCGCTACAGCAAAAACCTCAGGGCAAAGGCAGCATGAGAGGGGcagttactgctgctgctgctctgagaggGTGCGAAAGGGCAAATCTGTGATTCAGAAACATTAACAAGAACGTTTTACCTGGATCATTCCCTTAATTTACAGAGTGAGGCTGCAGGGACAGTGCTAAAAGATGAGTACAGCAATAATAAAGGCAGGGCTTCATCATCCTCCTCGGGTCCACACCAGTATAGCTCCTCCCTTCATATGGGGACATTTGACTGATCCTGGAGCACCTATTGCCACCGCTGTGCAAATAACAACAGTGTGAAGAAGTAATTCCTTTCCGATGGGGTGCTGATTGCCCACTAGATGGTACTAGGCATCGACTCTGAACTTGTGCTTAAGCTGCCTGCTGTCAGTGTTCTCAGGCTCTGGGGGTTGTTAGGAAACCTCTTGgcttttccatttactttttttaatccacACCCAGCTTTATAAATAGGTGGGTTTTGTCCCATTCGGTGTCATCGTTAGTTCAGCATGAGAAATGGTGTGATGCAGATTAAAATAACAAACCTGGAGGCACAGAGAATGTGTGTGAGTCTcgactgctgctgcctttgctttagACAACACATTCAACCCCCGTACAGAGAATGACCCAGTTCCTAAGTTTTTTCGTGTTGGATCTTTACCAGACTCGGCTTCTATATTTCCTGGAGGCTTTGGGACACATAAAAGGCACACATCAATGCCTTCCTCCCTGATAAACAGAGAGCGGTGCATTGCGCCAGGCAAAACCTGTCCCCTGTGGGAACGGGATATTGGAAACGTCATCTGTAGCTGGGAAACTGCCTGGCTCAGGCTTGTCCCTGGGTCTGGCATTATGCTTTAGCCAGGCTTTCCCCTGCAGGCACACGAGAGCAGTCCCACAGGGCTGCAGAATCATCAGGCTGCTGATGGCAGGTCCCATGCTGTCACCTCTTCCCAGGCACAGGAGCAAATGCCAGGCAGAGGCTGCCCCTTGGCTGAAAACACACACTGGAGCTGGTCAGTGAGTACTCGGATTGGCTCATCTGAGAGGGATCAGGCAGGAGTTTGCTGGCAGAGGTGGGTTAAAGCATGTCCTGGCTCTCCCTGGCTTTAGGAGCACCAGCAGGACCACACTTTGCCCGTTACAGCCGCAGTGCCCAGTGCCAGTGGTGAAGGGGTGAGTACTGCTGCAGGCATTCCCTCCTGGAGGGGAATGAAGCCAAAATGCCCATTAACAACATATAAGTGGCCATGCCAAGTCAAACAGTTCATTTCAAACCTGCATTTTTACTGCTTCGTGGCTTCCTTTGTAGCCTGATACTTAAGTGGTGTGGAGTCCAGTGACACTGTGGAGTCCTTAAGCTTCCAGTATGGAGATACATACAGCTctataacaacaaaaataggGGGTTTTGCTTATGAACAGTGCTTTGTACAGTAAAGAATAGCCACATTGCCACaaagttcttaaaaaaagacacaaatgcTAGTTTGGATATTaagattaatatatttaatctttcttGTTTGTAAAACAAGACATaaatttgtgtatatatataatttatatttttttttaatttatatatactatatacagacaataaaaaaattttcctctgtattaGACTGAGAGATCTATGGAGGAATGATATAGGCATAATGGGGAGCTTGAAGAAACTCAGAGTTTCATAATAGGTAATTGAcggggaaaagaaaaacacgGCTCCCTGTCAGCCTTCAGCGTTGTAACAGGCTTTGTCCACCACAGACTGACATTCCAACCTGGCTCTTCCACTGTGTATTTGCTACATTGGTTGTTGAAAGCAGGAGGCTGTCCCCACAGCAGGATCCCTTCTGCCTTGCCGACAGCAATGGCCAAAGTCCGGGACAGCCACGGGCCAGGGGAGGTTATTGCACTCGGTAGAGGATGCGCATGTTAAAAGCACATTGTGCATTTCCATAACTCCTGTGGAAGAACGAGAGATTTCGGATGTGcatatttataaagaaataatagagATGGGAAGCGACTGATCCTGTGGAGATCCCTGATCATTCCCAAGTGCTGGGGCAAGCTGGCTGGTGTTCACAGCCCGTCTCACTCCTCCTGTGGGGCTGATGCCACGATCTCCCTTTCCAGCCAGAGGTGGGTGCGATGGGGATTGGTCCCGGGACCCCGAGAGGACCCGCTCTCCCTATGCATGTGTGAAGTGCAGGGTAAGGGCAATGCAGTGTGTAACCTTGCATTTTGGAGGGTGGGTGACTGCAGTGAAGCACCAATTAAGGCAGTCTGATTGATTAGCTCTAGACTGGGACGAGGAGGAGGGGAACCTTGGGGTGTGAAGAGAAGCAGGAATTATTTTACCATTCAGCTGGAAGTGAAAAAGGAATaatccaaaaaaccccaactccaAATAAATAACCATCACACAGAACTAAATAATGCTTGTTATGGCAGTCAGTCCAGTGGAGACAGGAAAAGGACCCCAACACCCTGGCAAGGAGGGCAGCTCCTTTGGCCAATGGCAGTAGTACTGCCTGACTGAGGGGCAAGCCGTGGCTCACAGAGAAAGCTGATCTGGGCTGCTCTCTAATGGGCATGGTGAGAAGAAGTAGGAGAGGGTTTGGGCTGAGCCTTGGAGCATGGACCTGACCTCCGGAGAATGGTGTGAAAGAGGTCTCCTCTCAGCTGCTAGCCCAACTTCTGACGTGCAATGGTCAAAGATCAGTCTGGGTTCCTTGCAGGCTCTCTAGTGTGGACACAGCCATCCAGCAGAGGAAGGGGaacacagaatcaaagaatcatttaggttggaaaagacccttaagatcattgaatCCAACCATAAActgaacactgccaagtccaccactaaaccatgtccccaagtgccacatctgcatgtcttttaaatacctccagggatggtgactccaccacttccctgggcagcctgttccagtgcttcgTAAcgcttttggtgaagaaatttttcctcatatccaatttaaacctcccctggcacaacttgaggccgtTTTCTCCCATCCCATCACTTTTGAGACTTGACACCTACCTCACaacaacctcctttcaggtagctgcagagagcaataagctctcccctgagccttctcttctccagactaaacccccccaggtccctcagctgttcctcatcacacttgtgctccaggccctgcaccagctccgttgcccttctctggccccgctccagcacctcaatatctctcttgtagtgaggggcccagaaccgaacacaggattcgaggtgcagcctcgAATCACTCcccccagtgcccagcacagggggatgatcactgccctggccctgctgccacactggtgctgatacaggccaggatgctgttggctttctgggctgcctgAGCACAcgctgctcatgttcagtggctgtcgaccaacacccccaggtccttttctacCCGACatctttccagccactcttccccacGCCTGTAGCCTTGCACgaggttgttgtggcccaaatgcaggacctggcactgaacctcatacaattggccccagcccatggatccagcctgtccagatcaCTCTGCaaagccttcctaccctcaagcagattcacactcccacccaactggtgtcatctgcaaacttagTGGGagtgcacttgatccccttgCCCAGGTTGTCTATAAAGACATCGAACAGAACTGGCTccaatactgagccctggggaacagcacttgtgaccagccaccaacaggatttaactccattcaccacaacCCTTTGGACCCAGCCATCCAGACAGTGTTTTACCCAGAGAAGGGTAGACCCATCCACGCCATGAGTAGCCAGTTTCTCTAGGaaaatgctgtgggaaactgtgtcaaaggctttactaaagtctaggtagacaacatccacagcctttccctcaaCCACTAAGCAGGTCACTGTGTCACAGACGATCAagttagtcaagcaggacctgcctttcataaacccatggtgactgggcctgatcacctggttgtcctgCGTGTGCCATGAGATGGCACTCAAATGATCTGCTCTACAACCTCCCCTGACACGGAGGCCAGACTGATGGTAGTTCTCTATATCCTCCCTGCTCGCACTCATTAAGCCCTTGCCTTTTGCACAGGCGCTGGTGCCTAAGCTGTGAGAGTAGAGCCTGCTAGGGTGACCTAGCTCTGCCTCAGGATTATGACATCCTGTCCATGCTAGGACTACTTCCCAAGCCctagcacagcagcaggaacttGCACCCCAGAGATTCCTTCTGCTGCTAATTACACTGCATTTGTGGGCCAGGAAGACCCTGGAGGCGGAAGAGCTGTTTACGTGGCAAGACACTGGTTTGGCTCTAAACTGCCCACATGAAGCCAGGAGATCTCAGTTCAGTTCCTGCTCACTCACTGGCCCACCGTGACAAAGGGCTTTTCACAGGCAAGGCCCAGAACCACATGAGCGTGGAGAAGGTGTGACTGTGCCCCCCAGGTACCATCACCGTCAAACCAGCATGGTAcagcaagcagagcagctactTGACAACCCCGATGAGCTGGTTGCACAGCTTGCAGCAGGGCATGAATTTACCCTTCAAACCCACCACCAACGCAACCACCCATTCTGCAGAGATAAAAGAGCATCGTGGCCACCACAAACCGCAGTAGACGTGGGCCTCTAGACACGCATCCTCACCAGACCTATACGACTTGAGAACCATGAGCACATGGCCCGGCACACACCGGCTTGTTGGCTTTCGTAGCTGGCTTACTTATTGATCAACGTCTTTAGGGAGCGCGTGAGCGTGCTCATGACGGTGGCAACCGTGGCTGACTGTCGGGTGAGCTGCTCCACCGCCTGCTGGTGGCTCAGCGTTCTGGCCGTGGACTCCTCCGCAGCCTTCAGGAGGAAGGTGTAGTTCCTCACCACTTCCTCCACCTTTGCCAGCAGCTCTTGGCGCTGCGACTCTGAGCGCACGATGTACACCAGCCTCACAAACGTCTCGATGAGGCTGCTTAGCACCTGGAAGCTGCTTGTGATGGCGGAGAGCATGTGGGTAGGGCTCTTGTCCACGGCTGCCACGCGGCGGCAGGATGCACGGAACTCCTTGAACTTGAGGGCGAGCTCTTGCTTGTACTCAGCCAGTTGGGAGATGTAGGGTTTGCAGTCCTGGACATCAGGGCTCACCACGCACTGCCTCAGGATAGTCAGGAGCTCATTGGTGTCCAGCTGCACTTGCAGGAACCCATTGGGAAAGCTGTAGGCGTGGCCTCGAAGGGCGTTGATCTTTGTCAAGCTCCCCTCAAAACTGGAGGTCCTTAAATCTATTTCCTGGGTCTGACTGTCATTGGGACTGCTGCAGGCTGTTGCATCCAGGACCTGAAGGGTTCTGCTCATGACTGGGACCATTTGATTATCTAGCTTCATTCCTGGGAGTATCTGCATGGGGATGGAATAGGACAGCTCATCCTTCTCACTCCCATCGTCTGCAACATCGCATTTCCTGTAGTAGAAGCAGTACCGGATGGAGCAGCACTTCTCATCCTCCATGTCTTCATCCCGCAGCTCAGCAGGACTTGGATACATCTCCTCCTGGAGAGAGAACACTGCTGAGCCCTTCtggttctttttctcctgtgctaTCTGGACATAGGAGGGGTCAGGCACTCCAGCGGCTTCATGGATTTTGCTCTTCAGAAGAGGACAAAGGATGCTGGGCTCAGGCTCTTTCTGTGGGCCTTTCTGTTTGGTTGTATAGATGTTCTGGTAGATGTCAGAGGACAGGGATGTCCTATCAGTCTTATCTATTTCACTGACACTGTAGCGACGCAGAAGCTTCCTGTAGTGTGGAGCACCCATGCACTCCCCCCGGGAAGCACACGTGGTCAAACAGGACATGCTGTTCTCTGGATCTGACCGGTAGTCTCTGGACTCTAAACTCGTGGATCGTATCCGCTTGCCTTTGGAAGGGCTGCTCATGCTTGTCAACCTAATggcttcctcctgcttctgctcaTTGCTAACTTtgtcccttcctctcctctccagtTCTGGCATCACCATGTGGTTAGGAGGTGGCCTCACCCCCCTGCAGATCCGCTTGCAGTCGCAGCTACGCCTTTGCTCCCTCGACATCCCCGGGACCTTCTGCACGGGGCTGCTCCTTAGCTGGCAGCTGCAGCGCCCGGGGGCAGGAGGGTGAAGATACTCTTGTGGTGGGAGGTCGCCTTTGCTCTTTGGCTTGAGCAGCTCCTCAAGGAATTCCAGCTCGTACTGCTTCACCTTCTGCAACTGGGCTTGCCGCTCGTCCGTCTCCTTCTTCAGCCGCGTTGGAAAAGTTGCCGAGAACAAGTTCCTCAACCTGAAGGAAGCTTTTGGAGCTTTGGGTTTAGCTGGGACATCAGCATCTTGTTGGGTCACCTCCAGGGCTTTCTCTACTTTTTTGGAAGGCACAGTGCTGATCTGCAGGCTCTCAGATCTGTGCACCAGCTGGACTGGCCCTTTGGGTTCCTCACTGGTGCTCCTGAAAGCGCTACCAGGTGATGGAGAGTGCAGGTTACTACTCTCAGCTTTTATTAAGCCTTTGGCTGAGCTTTCCTGTTGCATTTTCTGCCCTTGGTTTGAAGgagctgtgtgtttctgaaagatGAGGGTCGGGGCTTCCCCACCCGCCTTTGGACCTGGCTCTCCGCTTGTGGCTTTTCCTGGAGCATCTCTACCTGCTTTTTGCTGGTAGCTTTTAGAGGCAAAAGTCTTACTGGGCATCATTTCCTCACCTGAGGTGCTGTGGAAAGCTTCAGCCTTACTGCCGTGAGCTGCTTTAGGACTTGGAGAGtcttcacagtgctgctgtggagggagttgctgctgctgctgctgctgacagttGCATGATGTCTCTGCGGTTTGTGGACCTCCTTTGGATTTTAAAGGCTTGCTGCTGGCTGATGCACAGCTGCTGGTATCATTCATATTCTTGTCCTCTTTTGAGGCTGCTGTCACTTGGGGAGCTGAGCCTTTTGCGTTTGCCACTTgttgcagagcagctgcaatGATGGCTGGAGTTACACCGCTTTTCTGATCCAGGAGGAGCTTGGAGCTTGGCTGGACCTCTTTGGGCATCTTCTCTTGTAGATCCTGTGCCTGCTGCAtgctcagggctgctgtggcATGCAGAGATGCCTCAAAGGCAGCTTTTGTGTGGCCTCCGCCTTTGCATTCAGAGCCTGGCGCTGGAGcccccctgctctgctcactgAGCTGGGGGGTCAGCGCTGGCTGGGCAGCCGAGGGGTAGCTCCgctcaggatgctgctgctcctgcttgctCTGGCAGTTGGTAGGGTTGGGGCTTTGGTTAGAGAAAGCTGGCTTCAACGAAGGGCTTGGATCCTGGCGACTGAGGGCACAGGGGGAGGTGAGGACAGCCtgggcagcacagctctggaTTCGGAAGGGCAAGTCCTTTCTGGCCAGGAGGTTCTCTTTGTTTATGTGTTGGGCAAGGAAGTAGGCTGCGTTCTGATGCTGCTTCATGGCAGAGACCATCTCTGAGATATCGGTTAGCTCTGAAGAGTTGGTTTCATGGCCAGAATCCAGGGATGACTCGGGAGTGATGGCAGCCAGGACAATAAGACCTGAGGAGGGacacaaagaaaaccccacGACAACACTCACACCACACTGCTGCACAGAGGAGAGGGGAACCTCATGCGGCAGGATGAGTGCAGAACACAGCATCCCATCGGAGATGTTGTAGTGACTTCCTGCAACTAAGAGTTGATGCTTTTAAGAGAAATCACTTGTCAGCACTGAGCTGGCTTGCTAGCCCAGTTCAGCAACAGCTC
Above is a genomic segment from Strigops habroptila isolate Jane chromosome 9, bStrHab1.2.pri, whole genome shotgun sequence containing:
- the FRMPD3 gene encoding FERM and PDZ domain-containing protein 3 isoform X1, with product MPEEHGGDDMECGQLPSDTLRQVTVQRHPCYGFGFVAGSERPVVVRSVAAGGPSEDKLLPGDQILAINDEDVSEAPRERFIELVRKAKDFIILTVLHTHQSPKSAFISAAKKAKLRSNPAKVRFSEQVTVGNTDPDMLKKEALLLIPNVLKVFLENGQIKSFTFDGRTTVKDVMVTLQDRLSLRHIEHFALVLEYSSSEQSHRFLLLQDKQPLAHVVQRTHYHGMRCLFRVSFFPKDPMELLRRDPAAFEYLYIQSRNDVIRERFGTDPKPEMLLGLAALHIYITVSATRPSQKVSLKNVEKEWGLEPFLPPSLLQLIKEKSLRKSLSQQLKAHQSQPGGTKVSTAQAKLQYLRILNELPTFAGVLFNTVGLDEKQPATTLLVGPRHGISHVIDLKTNLTTVLSEFSKVSKIQLFRENQGVARVETSILDAKPLVLLMEWPEATNFACLIAGYCRLLVDSKKMIFSRAPSQPPPPQIIKADYINAHNFHRPATAGHAGKKESGLVAGSAAGTGAAGAPPARASDSELISFCYLHMREQRKERESGTDINENLIFFEETRPRTKSDPTSKSSGQGYNGTANEYDPDGLDQDRHMSRARAHTIDTHLRSDAAHFYCESCQAKLKSRLASCKGGKPGSTRDNMVDLMSLPPPGNDEEEDEMTSLLPAIAAPPPGFRDNSSDEDDPKRRAAAQSQEQGRHLCGILYDEIPVTLIDNVQPRTVRDHAQELDDALVSTLQALEALAASEDCPHPPPQQTAGLIVLAAITPESSLDSGHETNSSELTDISEMVSAMKQHQNAAYFLAQHINKENLLARKDLPFRIQSCAAQAVLTSPCALSRQDPSPSLKPAFSNQSPNPTNCQSKQEQQHPERSYPSAAQPALTPQLSEQSRGAPAPGSECKGGGHTKAAFEASLHATAALSMQQAQDLQEKMPKEVQPSSKLLLDQKSGVTPAIIAAALQQVANAKGSAPQVTAASKEDKNMNDTSSCASASSKPLKSKGGPQTAETSCNCQQQQQQQLPPQQHCEDSPSPKAAHGSKAEAFHSTSGEEMMPSKTFASKSYQQKAGRDAPGKATSGEPGPKAGGEAPTLIFQKHTAPSNQGQKMQQESSAKGLIKAESSNLHSPSPGSAFRSTSEEPKGPVQLVHRSESLQISTVPSKKVEKALEVTQQDADVPAKPKAPKASFRLRNLFSATFPTRLKKETDERQAQLQKVKQYELEFLEELLKPKSKGDLPPQEYLHPPAPGRCSCQLRSSPVQKVPGMSREQRRSCDCKRICRGVRPPPNHMVMPELERRGRDKVSNEQKQEEAIRLTSMSSPSKGKRIRSTSLESRDYRSDPENSMSCLTTCASRGECMGAPHYRKLLRRYSVSEIDKTDRTSLSSDIYQNIYTTKQKGPQKEPEPSILCPLLKSKIHEAAGVPDPSYVQIAQEKKNQKGSAVFSLQEEMYPSPAELRDEDMEDEKCCSIRYCFYYRKCDVADDGSEKDELSYSIPMQILPGMKLDNQMVPVMSRTLQVLDATACSSPNDSQTQEIDLRTSSFEGSLTKINALRGHAYSFPNGFLQVQLDTNELLTILRQCVVSPDVQDCKPYISQLAEYKQELALKFKEFRASCRRVAAVDKSPTHMLSAITSSFQVLSSLIETFVRLVYIVRSESQRQELLAKVEEVVRNYTFLLKAAEESTARTLSHQQAVEQLTRQSATVATVMSTLTRSLKTLINK